The DNA segment GTATCTGCTCGGGATCTCCGACGGAGCCGCCGCAGGGGCGGTGACCGTGATCGTCCTCGGCGTCGGGGCCTCTGGAGCCGCGGCCGCCGGAGCCGTCTCGGCGGCTGCCTTCGCCGGCGCTCTGCTCGCCGTTGTCGTCGTCCTGGCGCTGGCGGGAGCCCGTACCTGGTCGCTGCCCGCTGCCCGCACCGTGCTCGCCGGAATCGCGGTGGGGCAGATGTGCGGGGCGTACACGTCGTTCGTCGTGCTCGTTCTCGGCGACCGCGACGCGGCGCGCGGTGTCATGGAGTGGACGCTGGGCTCGGTGGCCGGGGTGCGGTGGCACACCGCCGTCTTCCTGATCGCGGTGGCCGTGGCCGGCACGGTGATCACGACCTCGTCCGCCCGCGATCTGGACGCCTTCGCCTTCGGCGAGACGGCCGCCCGTTCCGTCGGCGTGCACGTCGAGCGCACCCGCTGGACCCTCGTCGTCACCGCCGCACTGGTGACCGCGTGCCTGGTGGCCGACACCGGTGTCATCGGTTTCCTCGGCCTGGTCGTACCCCACATGGTGCGCCTCGTCTGCGGCCCGCGCCACGCGCTCCTGCTGCCCGTGTCGGCGCTGCTGGGCGCATCCCTGCTGGTGGCCAGCGACGTCGTGGCGCGCTCGGTCCTCCCGGACCAGGAGATTCCCGTCGGCGTCATCACCGCCGGACTCGGAGCGCCGTTCTTCGCCTGGTTGCTGTGGCATCGGGGGCGTGCCGACGGGAGAGCGCGGTGACGGCGAAGTCCCCCATGGAACTGCGCGCGGAGGAACTCGGCGTGCGCATCGGCGAGGCCACGCTGCTCGATGCGGTCACGCTCGTGTTCACCCCGGGCAGGACCACGGGCCTGCTCGGGCCCAACGGAGCGGGGAAGACCACCCTGCTGCGCGTGCTCGCCGGACTCACCCGGCCCCACACCGGGCGGGCCCTCCTCGACGGCCGGGACGTTCACGCGCTCACACCACGCAGGCGGGCGCGACAGGTGGCCTTCATGGAGCAACAGGCCGACACCCGGCTCGCGTTGTCGGCACGGCAGGTCATCGACCTCGGCCGCACACCGCACCGAAGCCGCTGGCCCGCGCCCCCGAACTCCGCGGCTGCCGCCCACGAGCGGTCCGTCTTCGCCGATGCCGTCGCCGCGGCAGACGTCGGCCACCTCCTCGACCGGCCCTGGCCGGCGATGTCCGGCGGCGAACGGCAACGGGTCCAGCTCGCGCGGGCGCTGGTGCAGGAGCCCGGGGTGCTCCTGCTCGACGAGCCGACCAACCACCTCGACCTCCGCCACCAACTCGGCTTCCTCGCCACCGTGCGCGGGCTGGGCATCACCACGGTCGCCGCCCTGCACGACCTCGAACTCGCCGCCGCCTACTGCGACGAGATCGCCATCCTGCTCGACGGCAGGCTCATCGCCCACGGACCCGGCTCCGACGTGCTCACCTCTGCCACCATCGCCCGCGTCTACGGCGTGGACGCGACCGTGGAACGCCATCCCCTGCACGACCGGCCGCACATCCGGTGGAACGGACTCCTCCCCGAAAGGCCGGCATGATGAACCCTCCGCCCCCAAGCCCGTCTTCCCGCCCCTCCGCAACGGTCCTGGTCGGCATGTCGATCGCGGAAGTCGACCGCCGCGGCGAACTCCTGCGCGCCGCGGCGTCGCACGGGGCCACGATCGCCTTCCTGCAACAGGGCGACCCCTCCCTGTCGGCGGAGCTGACGGGACTGGCCGACGCCGGAACCGGGACCATCACCCTCGTCGGCGTCCGCCTCGCGAGTTCAGGACCCGCCCAGTCCTGGCTGCGGCGGATCGCGGCGTACTGGTGGCGCGAGCGCGCGGGCCACCGCCCCGACCTGCTCGTCGCGACGCGCCTCGCCGACTCGTTGGACGCGATCGCCGCGGTGGCGCCGGAGACGAGGCCGATCACCGGCCGGGAACCCGGACTGACGTCGGCGGCCTGGGAAGAGGTCACTCGGCACCGGCACCAGGTCAACGTGTGCCGCGGGCCCCGCTGCACGGCCAAGGGCGCGGAGGGGGCACTGCGCGCCCTGCTGCACAGGCTGGCCGAATGCGGCCTCGGCGACGACGACGTCCAGGTGCTCCAGACCGGCTGCCAGTTCCCCTGCAACCAGGCACCCGTGGTCAACGTCCAGCCGGACGACGTCTGGTACGGGAAGATCACCTCGGCCGTCGCGGACCGCATCGTGACGGAACACGTCGTCGGCGAACGGCCGGTCGCGAGCCACCGCCTCCCGCGCCACCGGAAGGAGGGGGCCATCCGTGGCGCCGACTCCCCGTAGCGCTGCACGATTGCCTCACACCCGCCGACCTCACGGGAGGAGTGCACCTACCGGCTCGGCCACGCCGTCCGGCACCGAGGGGCGTTCAGCGCACGGCTACCAGGAGGGCGTCGCTGGTGGAGCACCAGGCCTGGCGGACCTCGTCGAAGCCGGCGGCGCGGAGTGCGTCGGTGTGCCACCGGACCGTGGTGGGGCGGTCCCGTTGCTCGGACCCGGACGGCGGGCGGCGTGGGTCGCCGAGGAGCGTGAAGCGCTCCCGGGTGACTTCGGCCAGTGCCGGCTCCTGTGCGGCCGCGGTCCACCAGGCTGCCCAGTCCTGGGCCCCGGCGTCGCGCTCCCGGGCCATGCGGGCCTCGTGGAACGCCTTGACCGCGGCGTTGATCCGCGGCGCGGACTCGTCGGTCATGTGGTCGGCGTTGAGGAAGACTCCGCCTTCACGCAGCACACCCGCCAGCCGGCCGTAGAGGATGCGCAGTGGTTCGGTGTCGAGCCAGTGGAGTGCGGTGGCCGTCACCACCGCGTCGTAGGTGCGGTGCGGCAGCGCCTCGGGCCACGCCCGGTCGGTGAGGTCCGCGGTGACGAACTCCACACGGCCTTCCCCGGCGAAGTGGCCGCGGGCGATGGTCAACAGCGCGGGGTCGAGGTCCACGCCGGTGCTGCGCGCGCCGGGCAGCCGCCTGAGCAGGCGGTCGGTGATGCTGCCGGTGCCGCAGGCGAGGTCGAGGACGGTGGGTTCGGGGCCGGTGAGGGCTTCGAGGACGTCGAGCATGACCCGGAACCGCTCTTCGCGGTCCGGCATGTACCACTCCTGCTGCCGGTCCCAGCTCTCCTGCCACTGCCGCCAGCCGGCCGCGGCCTGGCCGCCCTGCCGGTGCGTGGTGGTCCGCGGCCCCGGGGCCGTGTCCGTCATGGTGTGCCTTCCTGCTGGTGCTGGTCCTTCTGCTGGTTCTGCTGGTTCTGGTGGTCCTGCCGGTTGCTGGAGCTGTCCCGCATGCCGCGACGCGGACGTGTTCCGGTGGCATGGCCGGTCCTTCCCGGCGGGATGGTGGTACCGGCCCGGCCGGAGGGCTCGCCCCCGTCCTTCCGCCTCGAACCCAGGTGCTCCGCCTCCAGCAGGAGGCGGGTGGCCTCGGCACGGGGTGCGGCGAGCACCTTCCGGCAGTCGCCCTGCTCCACGATCCGCCCCCCGTCCAGGACCAGCAGCCGGTGGGCCAATGCCCGTACGGGGGCGAGGTCGTGGCCGATCCACAGCACAGCGGTGCCCGTTTCGCAGCGCATCCGCTCCACCTCGTCGAGCACGAGGCCGGCGGCGCGGGCGTCGAGGGCCGTGGTGATCTCGTCGCACACGAGCACGTTCGGGTGGGCGAGGGTGGCACGGGCGAAGGCGGCGCGCTGCAACTCGCCGCCGGACAGGGATCCCGCCGGGCGCTCGGCGACACGCTCGCTCACCCCCAGCCTGCACAGCAGGCCGACCGCCTCCTCGACGGCGCCCGACGGGGCGAGGCCACGCAGGCGCACGCCGGTGCGGGCCACCTGCTCCAGCACGGTGCGCCGCTCGTCGAAGGACCCGCGCGCCTCCTGCCAGACGTACTGCACCCGGCGTCTGCGTTCCGTGTCACGGTGGCGCAGGACCGGCAGCTCGGCGCCGTCGAGCCGCATCCGTCCCTGCCATCGCTCGTGCAGTCCGGCCACGCAGCGGGCCAGCGTGGTCTTCCCGCTCCCGGACCTCCCGACGATCGCCAGGCACTCGCCGGCGGCGAGGCCCAGGCTGACATCGTGCAGGACCTCTCCCCTCCCGTCGGAGCGCAGGTAGGCGGAGAGGCCGTGGACGTCGAGGAGCGGCGGCGTGGGGCGCTGCCCAGCCCCGTTGACGACGGTGCCGTCCGAACCGCTTCCGGAACCTGCGGACGGTGTGTGCCCAACGGTGGTCACGGGCTCGACGGCACCGGCAGCCGCACCGGTCCGGCCCGTCTCGGCGGTCGCCGCCGCGGGCCCGGCAGCGCGGGGGGAGCCGTCTCGGGCCGACGCGGCGAGCGGGGCCGTGCTGTCGCCGCTGGGCAGGAGACCGGCTCCTCCCGCGGCCACGACCCGGCCGTTCTCCAGCAGGACCACATGGTCGGCGAGGGCGCGCACCAGCGCGTGGTCATGGCTGAGCAGCAGGATGGCGATGCCCTTCCGGGCCAGCTCGCCGAGTTCGCGGGCCAGGCCGAGGCGGGTCACGGTGTCGAGCCCGGTGCTCGGCTCGTCGAGGATCAGCGCCCGGGGGCCGCATGCCAGGGCCTTGGCGAGGGCTACGCGCTGGCGCTGGCCACCGGAGAACTGGTGCGGGAAGCGCCGGAGCACCCCTCGCTCCGGGGGCAGTTGGGCGCCGAGCAGCGCGTCGGTGGCGCGCCGGCGCGCATCGCGGCGCCGTTGCCGGCCTCCGCCGGTCTCCGGGTCCGCGTGGAGCCGCGCGAGCTCGGTGAGGACGGCTCCCACCCGTCGGGCGGGGTTGAGGGCGCCGCCCGGGTGCTGGGGCAGATAGGCGACGGTTCCGCCGCGTACTCCGGCGGCCGCCGGAGTGGGCCCCGTACCGTCGACCACCGGGATGCCCGCCACCTGCACGGCCCCGCTCAGCCGGACCCCGGGCGGTGCCTCGCCGAGCAGGGCCAGGGCGGTTGTGGTCTTGCCGCTTCCGGACGGTCCGACGAGGGCCGTGACGGTCCCCGCCCGCATGGTCAGGTCCACTCCGTCGAGCAGAACGGCCGAGGCGGCGGTGTGCGCCGTCAGACCGCTGACCTCGATCACTGGCGTGACGTTGCCCTCGGTGGCGCGGCCGGGGCTGGGGAGCCGGCCTCCGTGCGACGGCGCCCGGTCGGGAAGCCGTGCGGGGCGGGACTCGGCGGTGGCCGCGTCCGGCCGCGCGGGCCGTGCGGCGTCCGTGGGGAGTGTCCCCTTGCGGGAAAGGCCGCTCGGGGCATCCCGTTCCGCGCTGTGGCGGTGCCGTCTCACTGCGTCCCTCCCGCCGTGCGGGCCAGACCCGGTCGGGATGCCGCGAGGGCTTGGCGTCCAGGGCTCTTCGATCGCTTGAGCAGGGTGTCCGTCAGCAGGTTGAGGCCGACGCTGAACATGACGAGCAGGGCTGCGGGAGCGCACACCGCCCAGGGCTGCACGAGGAGGGCCTCCCGGGAGGCGGCGATGGTGACACCCCAGTCCGGGGAGGCGGGGTCCAGTCCGAGGCCCAGGAAGTTGGCGGCGGCCACGGTGAAGACCGCGGTGGGCACCCGGGTCCCGACATCGGCGGCGACCACCGGCAGGATCTCGCGGCCGATGTGGCCGAAG comes from the Streptomyces sp. TS71-3 genome and includes:
- a CDS encoding trans-aconitate 2-methyltransferase, yielding MTDTAPGPRTTTHRQGGQAAAGWRQWQESWDRQQEWYMPDREERFRVMLDVLEALTGPEPTVLDLACGTGSITDRLLRRLPGARSTGVDLDPALLTIARGHFAGEGRVEFVTADLTDRAWPEALPHRTYDAVVTATALHWLDTEPLRILYGRLAGVLREGGVFLNADHMTDESAPRINAAVKAFHEARMARERDAGAQDWAAWWTAAAQEPALAEVTRERFTLLGDPRRPPSGSEQRDRPTTVRWHTDALRAAGFDEVRQAWCSTSDALLVAVR
- a CDS encoding ABC transporter ATP-binding protein → MTAKSPMELRAEELGVRIGEATLLDAVTLVFTPGRTTGLLGPNGAGKTTLLRVLAGLTRPHTGRALLDGRDVHALTPRRRARQVAFMEQQADTRLALSARQVIDLGRTPHRSRWPAPPNSAAAAHERSVFADAVAAADVGHLLDRPWPAMSGGERQRVQLARALVQEPGVLLLDEPTNHLDLRHQLGFLATVRGLGITTVAALHDLELAAAYCDEIAILLDGRLIAHGPGSDVLTSATIARVYGVDATVERHPLHDRPHIRWNGLLPERPA
- a CDS encoding iron ABC transporter permease encodes the protein MTGVPRPAARAAGPGRTAAVLALGVGVLLAAMLLGLAVGSQHEPPGTVIDVVARRLGLGNPRVTLLDDQIVWQLRLPRVLGAAATGAGLAVCGAVLQTLTGNDLADPYLLGISDGAAAGAVTVIVLGVGASGAAAAGAVSAAAFAGALLAVVVVLALAGARTWSLPAARTVLAGIAVGQMCGAYTSFVVLVLGDRDAARGVMEWTLGSVAGVRWHTAVFLIAVAVAGTVITTSSARDLDAFAFGETAARSVGVHVERTRWTLVVTAALVTACLVADTGVIGFLGLVVPHMVRLVCGPRHALLLPVSALLGASLLVASDVVARSVLPDQEIPVGVITAGLGAPFFAWLLWHRGRADGRAR
- a CDS encoding ABC transporter ATP-binding protein; the protein is MRRHRHSAERDAPSGLSRKGTLPTDAARPARPDAATAESRPARLPDRAPSHGGRLPSPGRATEGNVTPVIEVSGLTAHTAASAVLLDGVDLTMRAGTVTALVGPSGSGKTTTALALLGEAPPGVRLSGAVQVAGIPVVDGTGPTPAAAGVRGGTVAYLPQHPGGALNPARRVGAVLTELARLHADPETGGGRQRRRDARRRATDALLGAQLPPERGVLRRFPHQFSGGQRQRVALAKALACGPRALILDEPSTGLDTVTRLGLARELGELARKGIAILLLSHDHALVRALADHVVLLENGRVVAAGGAGLLPSGDSTAPLAASARDGSPRAAGPAAATAETGRTGAAAGAVEPVTTVGHTPSAGSGSGSDGTVVNGAGQRPTPPLLDVHGLSAYLRSDGRGEVLHDVSLGLAAGECLAIVGRSGSGKTTLARCVAGLHERWQGRMRLDGAELPVLRHRDTERRRRVQYVWQEARGSFDERRTVLEQVARTGVRLRGLAPSGAVEEAVGLLCRLGVSERVAERPAGSLSGGELQRAAFARATLAHPNVLVCDEITTALDARAAGLVLDEVERMRCETGTAVLWIGHDLAPVRALAHRLLVLDGGRIVEQGDCRKVLAAPRAEATRLLLEAEHLGSRRKDGGEPSGRAGTTIPPGRTGHATGTRPRRGMRDSSSNRQDHQNQQNQQKDQHQQEGTP
- a CDS encoding ferredoxin, whose translation is MSIAEVDRRGELLRAAASHGATIAFLQQGDPSLSAELTGLADAGTGTITLVGVRLASSGPAQSWLRRIAAYWWRERAGHRPDLLVATRLADSLDAIAAVAPETRPITGREPGLTSAAWEEVTRHRHQVNVCRGPRCTAKGAEGALRALLHRLAECGLGDDDVQVLQTGCQFPCNQAPVVNVQPDDVWYGKITSAVADRIVTEHVVGERPVASHRLPRHRKEGAIRGADSP